From Orcinus orca chromosome 3, mOrcOrc1.1, whole genome shotgun sequence, a single genomic window includes:
- the RAD1 gene encoding cell cycle checkpoint protein RAD1 isoform X2: protein MPLLTQPIPDENDYSLVASLDNVRNLSTILKAIHFREHATCFATKNGIKVTVENAKCVQANAFIQAGIFQEFRVQEESVTFRINLNILLDCLSIFGSSPMPGTLTALRMCYQGYGYPLMLFLEEGGVVTVCKINTQEPEETLDFDFCSTNVINKIILQSEGLREAFSELDMTSEVLQITMSPDKPYFRLSTFGNAGSSHLDYPKDSDLMESFHCNQTQVNRSVLNIEVAIGDEDTRFLY from the exons ATGCCCCTCCTAACCCAGCCGATCCCAGATGAGAATGATTACAGCTTAGTGGCTAGCCTTGACAACGTCAGGAATCTCTCCACTATCTTGAAGGCCATTCATTTCCGAGAACATGCCACGTGTTTCGCTACTAAAAATGGAATCAAGGTTACAGTGGAAAACGCAAAGTGTGTGCAAGCAAATGCTTTTATTCAG GCTGGAATATTTCAAGAGTTTAGAGTTCAAGAAGAGTCTGTTACTTTTCGAATTAATTTAAACATCCTTTTAgactgtttatctatttttggatCAAGCCCTATGCCAG GGACTTTAACTGCACTTAGGATGTGTTACCAAGGTTATGGTTACCCTTTGATGCTATTTCTGGAAGAAGGAGGAGTGGTGACAGTCTGTAAAATCAACACTCAGGAGCCCGAGGAGACTCTGGATTTTGATTTCTGCAGCACCAATGtcattaataaaattattctgCAGTCAGAGGGACTCCGTGAAGCATTTTCCGAATTGGATATGACAAGTGAGGTCCTACAGATCACCATGTCTCCAGATAAACCTTATTTCAG GTTATCTACTTTTGGGAATGCAGGAAGCTCCCACCTTGACTATCCCAAAGATTCTGATTTGATGGAATCATTTCACTGTAATCAGACCCAGGTCAACAGGTCAGTTCTTAATATAGAGGTTGCCATTGGTGATGAAG aTACAAGATTTCTTTACTGA
- the RAD1 gene encoding cell cycle checkpoint protein RAD1 isoform X1: protein MPLLTQPIPDENDYSLVASLDNVRNLSTILKAIHFREHATCFATKNGIKVTVENAKCVQANAFIQAGIFQEFRVQEESVTFRINLNILLDCLSIFGSSPMPGTLTALRMCYQGYGYPLMLFLEEGGVVTVCKINTQEPEETLDFDFCSTNVINKIILQSEGLREAFSELDMTSEVLQITMSPDKPYFRLSTFGNAGSSHLDYPKDSDLMESFHCNQTQVNRYKISLLKPSTKALVLSCKVSIRTDNRGFLSLQYMIRNEDGQICFVEYYCCPDEEVPES from the exons ATGCCCCTCCTAACCCAGCCGATCCCAGATGAGAATGATTACAGCTTAGTGGCTAGCCTTGACAACGTCAGGAATCTCTCCACTATCTTGAAGGCCATTCATTTCCGAGAACATGCCACGTGTTTCGCTACTAAAAATGGAATCAAGGTTACAGTGGAAAACGCAAAGTGTGTGCAAGCAAATGCTTTTATTCAG GCTGGAATATTTCAAGAGTTTAGAGTTCAAGAAGAGTCTGTTACTTTTCGAATTAATTTAAACATCCTTTTAgactgtttatctatttttggatCAAGCCCTATGCCAG GGACTTTAACTGCACTTAGGATGTGTTACCAAGGTTATGGTTACCCTTTGATGCTATTTCTGGAAGAAGGAGGAGTGGTGACAGTCTGTAAAATCAACACTCAGGAGCCCGAGGAGACTCTGGATTTTGATTTCTGCAGCACCAATGtcattaataaaattattctgCAGTCAGAGGGACTCCGTGAAGCATTTTCCGAATTGGATATGACAAGTGAGGTCCTACAGATCACCATGTCTCCAGATAAACCTTATTTCAG GTTATCTACTTTTGGGAATGCAGGAAGCTCCCACCTTGACTATCCCAAAGATTCTGATTTGATGGAATCATTTCACTGTAATCAGACCCAGGTCAACAG aTACAAGATTTCTTTACTGAAACCCTCTACAAAGGCATTAGTCCTATCTTGTAAGGTATCTATTCGAACAGATAACCGAGGATTCCTCTCATTACAGTATATGATTAGAAATGAAGATGGACAAATATGTTTTGTGGAATATTACTGCTGTCCTGATGAAGAAGTTCCTGAATCTTAG